One Nitrospira sp. SG-bin1 genomic region harbors:
- a CDS encoding isocitrate dehydrogenase (NADP-specific, catalyzes the formation of 2-oxoglutarate from isocitrate or oxalosuccinate) produces the protein MAKADKIIYTKTDEAPMLATYSFLPIINAFTKAAGVTVELRDISLAGRVVAVFPEYLTAEQKQHDALAELGEMAKTPEANIIKLPNISASIPQLVATIKELQKQGYKLPDYPENPKDDKEKDIKARYDKVKGSAVNPVLREGNSDRRAPLSVKAYARKHPHKMGAWSPDSKTHVSHMKGGDFFSNEKSLTIPAATTAKIEFVGADGKTTVLKEKVALQAGEVLDATFMSVKALRKFLEEQIEDARAKGILFSLHMKATMMKVSDPKIFGHGVTVYYKDVFEKHGETFKKLGVDPDNGLGDVYAKIKALPDDQRKAIEADIQAVYQKRPPMAMVNSDKGITNLHVPSDIIIDASMPPVIRDSGKMWNPQGQLQDVKCVIPDASYAPVYHEVVEFCKKNGAFDPRTMGSIPNVGLMAQAAEEYGSHDKTFKAPGNGTIRIVDASGKTLHEHKVEEGDIWRACQVKDAPIQDWVKLAVTRARATGAPAVFWLNKDRAHDAELIKKVNAYLPKHDTNGLEIKIMSPAEACRWSIQRMKEGKDTISCTGNVLRDYLTDLFPILEIGTSAKMLSIVPLLNGGGLFETGAGGSAPKHVQQFQEEGYLRWDSLGEFLALAASLEHLAKVGNNAVAKILADTLDQANAKFLESNKSPARKVGEIDNRGSHFYLALYWAQALAAQTADKKIAEKFQKIAKDLSDNEKKIDQELLAAQGKPQDVGGYYHPDDAKASKAMRPSATLNAIIDAIA, from the coding sequence ATGGCAAAAGCAGACAAAATCATCTATACGAAAACCGACGAAGCGCCGATGTTGGCGACCTATTCATTCCTGCCGATCATCAATGCCTTCACGAAGGCGGCGGGCGTCACGGTCGAACTGCGCGACATTTCGCTCGCAGGTCGTGTGGTGGCCGTGTTTCCGGAATACCTGACCGCGGAACAGAAACAACACGATGCCTTGGCCGAGCTGGGCGAAATGGCCAAGACGCCGGAAGCGAACATCATCAAGCTGCCAAACATCAGCGCTTCCATTCCGCAGTTGGTCGCGACGATCAAGGAACTGCAGAAACAAGGGTACAAGCTGCCGGACTATCCCGAAAATCCGAAGGACGACAAGGAAAAGGACATCAAGGCTCGGTACGACAAGGTGAAGGGCAGTGCCGTCAATCCGGTTCTGCGCGAAGGGAACTCGGACCGTCGCGCCCCGTTGTCGGTGAAGGCCTATGCCCGTAAGCACCCGCATAAGATGGGGGCTTGGTCTCCCGATTCAAAGACCCATGTCTCCCACATGAAGGGAGGCGACTTCTTTTCAAATGAAAAATCGCTCACGATTCCCGCCGCGACGACGGCGAAGATCGAATTCGTCGGGGCGGATGGGAAGACCACCGTCTTAAAAGAAAAAGTCGCGCTGCAGGCCGGTGAAGTGCTCGATGCCACCTTCATGAGTGTGAAGGCGCTGCGGAAGTTCTTGGAAGAGCAGATTGAGGATGCGAGGGCAAAAGGCATTCTTTTTTCGCTTCACATGAAGGCTACCATGATGAAGGTCTCCGATCCGAAGATCTTCGGCCATGGCGTGACGGTCTATTACAAGGATGTCTTTGAAAAGCACGGTGAGACCTTCAAGAAGCTTGGTGTTGATCCGGACAACGGCCTCGGCGACGTGTATGCGAAGATCAAGGCGCTGCCGGACGATCAGCGGAAGGCGATCGAAGCCGACATCCAGGCCGTCTATCAGAAGCGACCGCCGATGGCGATGGTGAACAGCGACAAGGGGATCACGAACCTTCATGTGCCGAGCGACATCATCATCGATGCCTCCATGCCGCCGGTGATCCGCGATTCCGGCAAGATGTGGAATCCCCAAGGCCAACTGCAGGACGTCAAGTGCGTGATCCCTGACGCCAGCTACGCGCCGGTCTACCACGAGGTGGTCGAGTTCTGTAAGAAGAATGGGGCGTTCGATCCTCGCACCATGGGGTCGATTCCGAACGTCGGTCTGATGGCGCAGGCGGCGGAGGAATACGGCTCGCACGACAAGACCTTCAAGGCGCCGGGCAACGGGACGATCCGTATCGTGGATGCCTCGGGCAAGACGCTGCACGAGCATAAGGTAGAAGAGGGTGACATCTGGCGCGCCTGCCAGGTGAAGGATGCCCCGATTCAGGACTGGGTAAAGCTGGCCGTGACTCGAGCCAGGGCGACCGGTGCACCGGCGGTCTTTTGGTTGAACAAGGATCGGGCGCACGATGCGGAACTGATCAAGAAAGTGAATGCCTATCTTCCGAAGCACGACACGAACGGGCTGGAAATCAAGATCATGTCTCCCGCGGAAGCGTGCCGCTGGTCGATTCAACGGATGAAGGAAGGGAAGGATACGATTTCCTGTACCGGGAACGTCCTGCGTGACTACTTGACCGATCTCTTCCCGATTCTCGAGATCGGCACCAGCGCCAAGATGCTTTCCATCGTCCCGTTGTTGAACGGCGGCGGTCTGTTCGAGACCGGCGCGGGAGGATCGGCCCCGAAGCACGTGCAGCAGTTCCAAGAAGAAGGGTATCTGCGCTGGGATTCGCTCGGCGAATTCTTGGCATTGGCGGCTTCGCTGGAGCATCTGGCCAAGGTGGGGAACAACGCGGTGGCCAAGATTTTGGCGGACACGCTGGATCAGGCCAATGCGAAGTTTCTCGAGAGCAACAAGTCGCCGGCGCGCAAGGTCGGTGAAATCGATAACCGCGGCAGTCATTTCTATCTCGCCCTCTACTGGGCGCAAGCCTTGGCCGCGCAGACGGCGGACAAAAAGATCGCGGAGAAGTTCCAGAAAATCGCGAAGGATTTGAGCGACAATGAGAAGAAGATCGATCAGGAGTTGCTCGCCGCGCAAGGCAAGCCGCAGGATGTCGGCGGCTACTATCATCCGGACGATGCCAAGGCCTCCAAGGCGATGCGTCCGAGCGCGACGTTGAACGCGATCATCGATGCGATTGCATAG
- a CDS encoding 4Fe-4S ferredoxin: MAQENTENVIDQPEIMKPRMVTIEIAGKKVDVPEGITVVKAMWYAGIDVVRGVGCLGGFCGACATYYRTKDDPKVRTCLACQMAVQDGMSFTMMPPFPARKATYEIQTLQDPKQDLFNLYPEAPLCRNCNACTEACPQKIDVREGVWKAVFGDFKSVSEMFMDCVMCGMCTPVCIADIAPNLVALYVSRAQGAHFTEKPVGLDTRIKEIQDGIYAEEWSKILNMNEKELAEHCAMVK, translated from the coding sequence ATGGCTCAAGAAAACACAGAGAATGTGATCGATCAGCCCGAGATCATGAAACCTCGGATGGTCACGATCGAAATCGCCGGCAAGAAAGTGGACGTGCCGGAAGGGATCACGGTTGTGAAGGCCATGTGGTACGCGGGTATCGACGTCGTGCGCGGCGTCGGTTGCCTCGGTGGTTTCTGCGGCGCTTGCGCGACCTACTATCGCACGAAGGACGATCCCAAAGTCCGTACCTGTTTGGCTTGTCAGATGGCGGTGCAGGACGGCATGTCCTTCACGATGATGCCGCCGTTTCCCGCGCGCAAGGCGACCTACGAAATTCAGACGCTCCAAGATCCCAAACAAGACCTGTTCAATCTGTATCCCGAAGCGCCGCTTTGTCGAAATTGCAACGCCTGCACCGAGGCCTGCCCACAGAAGATCGACGTCCGCGAGGGGGTGTGGAAGGCCGTCTTCGGAGACTTCAAGAGCGTCTCCGAAATGTTCATGGATTGTGTCATGTGCGGCATGTGCACGCCGGTCTGCATCGCCGATATCGCGCCGAACCTCGTGGCGCTCTATGTCAGTCGCGCACAGGGCGCGCACTTCACCGAGAAGCCGGTCGGCCTCGATACCCGCATCAAGGAAATTCAAGACGGGATATATGCCGAGGAGTGGAGCAAGATTCTGAACATGAATGAGAAGGAACTGGCCGAGCACTGCGCCATGGTGAAATAG
- a CDS encoding fumarate reductase: MDIHALQQIVHKTRDARRKQTLPKFSPADRDQLIHKYHPDFRASAYRPIRFGPNEGEKTVVELATLLEGDSPIQDDFDPTPHYTTDVLVIGGGGAGCAAALHAHGAGAKTILATKLRLGDSNSVMAQGGMQISVAPEDSPVTHFIDTLKGGHMENDHALLKVMVEEGPSIAQWLIELGVLFDRQADGNLHVKKGGGSSKPRLLTCSDYTGLEIMRVLKDEVLNQKIQLLEFAAAIELLSDGEGNCTGAIFKDLDNQRHVVVSAKAVILATGGIGRLHIQGFPTSNHYGATGDGLCLAYRMGAKLAHIDTFQYHPSGAVYPEQLIGALVTEGIRSEGGQLVNAKGERFVNELDTRDVVSSSIIRECEEGRGIRTMSGRVGVWLDTPLLDAEHGPGTVEKHFPAMMLQFERFGIDISKDPVLIYPTLHYQNGGVKIDTNSETNVKHLFVAGEASGGLHGRNRLMGNSLLDLMVFGKRSGLTAAGRIGTVKQGKLTLKHLQRFRAEAKKHGNVSGVISPMILPAYTRKVG; the protein is encoded by the coding sequence ATGGATATTCACGCCCTCCAACAAATCGTGCACAAAACACGGGATGCCCGCCGCAAGCAGACCCTCCCGAAGTTTTCTCCCGCGGACCGCGACCAACTGATTCACAAGTACCATCCGGACTTTCGAGCCAGCGCCTATCGACCGATTCGCTTCGGCCCCAATGAAGGCGAGAAGACCGTGGTCGAATTGGCCACCTTGCTCGAAGGCGACAGCCCGATTCAGGACGATTTCGATCCGACGCCGCATTACACGACCGATGTCTTGGTCATCGGCGGTGGCGGAGCCGGGTGCGCGGCCGCGTTGCACGCCCATGGCGCCGGGGCGAAAACGATCCTTGCCACGAAGCTGCGATTGGGGGATTCCAACAGCGTGATGGCGCAGGGAGGGATGCAGATTTCCGTCGCGCCGGAGGACTCACCGGTCACGCACTTCATCGACACCCTCAAGGGCGGGCATATGGAGAACGACCATGCCCTGCTCAAAGTCATGGTCGAGGAAGGACCGTCGATTGCCCAGTGGCTGATCGAGCTCGGGGTGCTGTTCGATCGTCAGGCGGACGGCAATCTCCATGTGAAAAAGGGCGGCGGCAGTTCCAAGCCTCGCCTGCTGACCTGCTCCGACTATACCGGCCTCGAAATCATGCGGGTGCTCAAGGACGAGGTCCTCAATCAAAAAATCCAATTACTCGAATTTGCCGCGGCCATTGAATTGTTGAGCGACGGCGAAGGAAACTGTACCGGCGCCATCTTCAAAGATCTCGATAATCAGCGGCACGTGGTGGTGTCCGCCAAGGCGGTCATTCTCGCGACCGGAGGCATCGGCCGGCTGCACATTCAGGGATTCCCGACCAGCAACCACTATGGGGCCACGGGAGATGGACTTTGCCTGGCTTACCGTATGGGCGCCAAGTTGGCCCATATCGATACGTTCCAGTACCACCCGTCAGGCGCGGTGTATCCCGAGCAATTGATCGGGGCCTTGGTGACGGAGGGCATCCGTTCCGAGGGCGGACAGCTGGTGAATGCGAAGGGGGAACGCTTCGTGAACGAACTCGACACGCGAGACGTCGTGTCGTCTTCGATCATCCGTGAGTGCGAAGAAGGCCGCGGGATCAGAACGATGTCCGGCCGTGTCGGGGTCTGGCTGGATACCCCGTTGCTGGACGCGGAGCATGGGCCCGGAACAGTGGAGAAACATTTCCCGGCCATGATGCTCCAGTTCGAGCGGTTCGGCATCGACATCAGCAAGGACCCGGTTTTGATCTATCCCACGCTGCATTACCAGAACGGCGGCGTGAAGATCGATACGAACTCGGAAACGAACGTGAAGCACCTCTTCGTGGCCGGAGAAGCCTCCGGCGGATTGCATGGACGCAATCGCTTGATGGGCAATTCGCTGCTCGATCTCATGGTTTTCGGCAAGCGGTCCGGCCTGACCGCGGCCGGTCGGATCGGCACCGTGAAACAGGGCAAGCTCACGTTGAAACACCTGCAGCGATTCCGCGCCGAAGCCAAGAAACACGGTAATGTCAGCGGTGTCATTTCGCCGATGATTCTGCCGGCGTACACTCGGAAGGTAGGCTGA
- the sucC gene encoding succinate--CoA ligase subunit beta (catalyzes the interconversion of succinyl-CoA and succinate) encodes MNVHEFQAKSLFAQFGVPVPRGKEITSPEAATAWANELNTPVFVVKAQIHAGGRGKAGGVKITKDKATVAGLAKELIGKTLVTHQTGPKGRQVHRLLMEEGANIAKELYLSLLVDRDTGWPTFIASTEGGMEIEEVAAKTPEKIIKEAIDPAVGFQGHNGRNVAFALGLQTIEPAVINQFVKLLDSLYRLFMEKNAALVEINPLIITKEKTLVALDGKVSFDDNGLFKHEDVQKMRDLNEEEPLEIEAAANNLNYVKLDGNIGCMVNGAGLAMATMDVIKLAGSEPANFLDVGGGATKETVAAGFRILLKDPNVKGIFINIFGGIVRCERIAHGVIEAAKEVKITVPLVVRLQGTNAEEGRKLLGESGLKLDVADDLWEAAQKIVKLTGKAA; translated from the coding sequence ATGAACGTGCACGAATTCCAAGCGAAGTCGTTGTTTGCCCAATTCGGCGTTCCGGTGCCGCGCGGCAAGGAAATTACCTCTCCGGAGGCTGCGACGGCCTGGGCGAATGAGCTGAATACGCCGGTGTTCGTCGTCAAGGCACAAATCCATGCCGGTGGACGGGGCAAGGCCGGCGGCGTCAAGATCACCAAGGATAAGGCGACTGTGGCCGGGCTGGCCAAGGAGCTGATCGGCAAGACGCTGGTGACGCATCAGACCGGTCCCAAGGGACGCCAAGTCCACCGCCTTTTGATGGAAGAGGGAGCCAACATCGCCAAGGAACTCTATCTTTCCCTTCTTGTCGATCGAGATACAGGCTGGCCGACCTTCATCGCCAGCACAGAAGGTGGGATGGAGATCGAAGAAGTGGCTGCAAAAACGCCGGAAAAGATCATCAAAGAGGCGATCGACCCCGCCGTCGGATTCCAGGGGCACAACGGTCGCAATGTGGCCTTTGCGCTGGGCCTCCAGACCATCGAACCGGCCGTCATCAATCAGTTCGTCAAGCTCCTGGACAGCCTCTACCGCCTCTTCATGGAGAAGAACGCCGCATTGGTCGAGATCAATCCGTTGATCATCACCAAGGAAAAAACACTGGTGGCGTTGGATGGGAAAGTGTCGTTCGACGACAACGGTCTCTTCAAGCACGAGGACGTGCAGAAGATGAGGGATTTGAACGAGGAAGAGCCGTTGGAGATCGAGGCCGCGGCCAACAATCTGAATTATGTCAAACTCGACGGGAATATCGGCTGCATGGTGAACGGGGCGGGACTGGCCATGGCGACGATGGACGTCATCAAGCTGGCAGGCAGCGAGCCGGCGAACTTTCTGGACGTGGGCGGCGGCGCGACGAAAGAAACGGTGGCAGCCGGGTTCCGCATTCTATTGAAAGATCCAAACGTCAAAGGCATCTTCATCAACATCTTCGGCGGCATCGTGCGCTGCGAGCGCATCGCGCATGGCGTGATCGAAGCGGCCAAAGAAGTGAAGATCACGGTCCCGCTGGTCGTACGTCTGCAAGGGACGAATGCCGAGGAAGGACGCAAACTGTTGGGGGAGTCCGGGTTGAAGCTGGACGTGGCCGATGACTTGTGGGAAGCGGCGCAGAAGATTGTGAAGCTGACGGGGAAAGCGGCGTAG
- a CDS encoding succinate--CoA ligase subunit alpha, with protein sequence MSILVNKNTRVVVQGITGKEGSFHATQCKAYGTKVVAGVTPGKAGQEVEGIPVFNTVADAVKKTECDTSLIFVPPPFCADAILEAADAGIKLVICITEGIPVNDMVKVKRALRGREVRLIGPNCPGVITVDEAKIGIMPGFIHKKGVVGVVSRSGTLTYEAVHQLSTLGLGETTCVGIGGDPVNGTGFVDVLPLFEKDPETQAIVMIGEIGGDAEEKAAEFIKKHVKKPVISFIAGITAPPGRRMGHAGAIISGGKGTAAEKMKTLEAAGVKVVKNPAEIGEAVKKALGR encoded by the coding sequence GTGAGCATTCTCGTCAATAAGAATACGCGGGTGGTAGTGCAGGGGATCACAGGCAAGGAAGGGTCGTTTCATGCGACCCAGTGCAAGGCCTACGGAACGAAGGTCGTCGCCGGCGTCACACCGGGGAAGGCCGGTCAGGAGGTCGAAGGCATTCCCGTGTTCAACACGGTGGCAGACGCGGTGAAGAAGACCGAGTGCGATACCTCGCTCATTTTCGTGCCGCCGCCGTTCTGTGCCGACGCCATCCTTGAAGCGGCCGATGCGGGCATCAAGCTTGTCATTTGCATCACCGAAGGCATTCCCGTCAACGATATGGTGAAGGTCAAGCGGGCGCTCCGCGGTCGCGAGGTGAGGCTGATCGGACCGAATTGCCCGGGCGTCATCACGGTCGATGAAGCGAAGATCGGCATCATGCCGGGTTTCATCCACAAGAAAGGCGTGGTGGGAGTCGTCTCCCGTAGCGGCACCTTGACCTATGAAGCCGTGCACCAGCTCTCGACGTTGGGCTTGGGTGAAACGACCTGCGTCGGCATCGGCGGTGATCCGGTCAACGGTACGGGGTTCGTCGATGTGTTGCCGTTGTTCGAGAAAGACCCGGAGACGCAGGCCATTGTCATGATCGGCGAGATCGGCGGCGACGCCGAGGAAAAAGCGGCCGAGTTCATCAAGAAACACGTGAAGAAGCCGGTCATCAGCTTCATCGCCGGCATCACGGCGCCTCCGGGCCGCCGCATGGGCCACGCCGGCGCCATTATCTCCGGCGGCAAGGGAACCGCAGCCGAAAAGATGAAAACCCTGGAAGCGGCCGGGGTCAAAGTCGTCAAGAATCCGGCGGAGATCGGCGAAGCGGTCAAGAAAGCGTTAGGACGATAG
- a CDS encoding TIGR00266 family protein encodes MKSEILYPGAFPMVRVELAEGEHIKAESGAMVACSPTIDIESKMEGGFLGALSRKFLTGEKFFFQTLRASRGAGEVLLAPTVPGEIVILELDGVNEYMVQKDGFLAGADGITIDSQMQSMSRGLLGGEGFFILKMSGKGMLVLNSFGAIHKIELRPGQEYIVDNSHLVAWSTTTTYNIEKATSGWVASFTSGEGFVCRFRGPGIVFIQSRNPGGFGAWVRQFIPVTE; translated from the coding sequence ATGAAAAGCGAGATCCTGTATCCCGGTGCATTTCCCATGGTGCGTGTGGAGCTGGCAGAGGGAGAGCATATCAAGGCTGAGTCCGGCGCGATGGTGGCCTGCTCCCCGACCATCGACATCGAAAGCAAAATGGAGGGCGGATTTCTGGGAGCGTTGTCGCGAAAGTTTTTGACAGGAGAAAAGTTCTTCTTCCAGACGCTACGCGCCAGTCGAGGTGCCGGTGAGGTGCTGTTGGCACCTACTGTCCCGGGAGAAATTGTCATTCTGGAGCTCGATGGTGTCAACGAGTATATGGTGCAGAAGGATGGGTTCTTAGCTGGTGCCGATGGAATTACAATCGATAGCCAGATGCAGAGCATGAGCCGTGGATTGCTGGGCGGAGAGGGGTTCTTCATCCTTAAAATGAGCGGGAAAGGGATGCTCGTTCTCAACAGCTTCGGCGCCATTCACAAGATCGAGTTGAGACCCGGTCAGGAATATATCGTGGACAATAGCCATTTGGTTGCGTGGTCCACCACGACCACGTACAACATCGAAAAGGCCACGTCCGGATGGGTCGCCAGCTTCACGTCCGGCGAAGGCTTTGTCTGCCGGTTCCGCGGGCCAGGGATCGTGTTCATTCAGAGCCGCAATCCAGGCGGGTTCGGGGCGTGGGTCCGCCAGTTCATTCCGGTCACAGAATAG
- a CDS encoding endopeptidase La translates to MTDPNEQEIQPPQNIEVPGQLPLLPVRDIVVFPYMVLPLFVGRDMSIKAIEAALAGNRMIFLATQKALDVENPTPKDIHAIGTVGLIMRMLKLPDERIKILVQGIAKAKITKYIQTDPYYSVRIDKLIDTKPTATALEAEAVMRTVKEQIERIVSLGKVLIPDVMVVIENLEEPGRLADMVASNLGLKVDATQAVLEISDPIQRLRQVSDILGKEIEVLSMQQKIQAQAKGEMDKTQREYFLREQLKAIQKELGELDERAEEITEFRKRVKDAKMPEKVLKETEKQLKRLEKMHPDTAESATVRTYLEWMVELPWSKRSKDNLDLKAAAKVLNEDHYDLEKVKERILEYLAVRKLKEKMKGPILCFVGPPGVGKTSLGKSIARALGREFVRISLGGVRDEAEIRGHRRTYVGALPGRIIQGMKQAGTGNPVFMLDEVDKVGMDFRGDPSAALLEVLDPEQNSAFTDHYLGVPFDLTEVMFITTANLIDPILPALRDRMEIIEIPGYTEEEKLGIAQKYLIPRQLEEHGITGKHVRLTEPAIRQIISHYTREAGVRNLEREIANVMRKVAKKVAEGKGQGFPIDPSNLHKYLGVSKYVPEAELEKDEVGVATGLAWTESGGDVLYIEATVMKGKGQLTLTGHLGDVMKESAQAALSYVRSREKTLHLNPGMFSRQDLHIHVPAGAIPKDGPSAGITMATAIASAFSGTPARRDLAMTGEITLRGRVLPIGGLKEKILAAKRAKLTTVILPRRNKKDLEEIPKHLLKGIQLAFVDTMDDVMKIALRRRVKTSPVAKRHSTPPTPARIRPLRPGKGRRSPELPATVMANRRPARS, encoded by the coding sequence ATGACCGACCCAAACGAACAAGAAATTCAGCCTCCCCAAAATATCGAGGTTCCCGGCCAGCTCCCGCTCTTACCGGTGCGGGATATCGTCGTCTTTCCATACATGGTCCTGCCGCTTTTCGTCGGACGAGATATGTCGATCAAAGCCATCGAAGCGGCCCTGGCCGGCAATCGGATGATCTTCCTCGCGACTCAAAAAGCGCTCGATGTCGAGAATCCCACTCCAAAAGACATCCACGCGATCGGCACCGTCGGTCTCATCATGCGGATGCTGAAGCTGCCGGATGAACGGATCAAGATCCTGGTGCAGGGCATCGCCAAGGCTAAGATCACCAAATACATTCAGACCGACCCATACTACTCCGTTCGGATCGACAAGCTGATCGATACGAAGCCGACGGCCACGGCTCTCGAGGCGGAAGCCGTCATGCGGACCGTGAAAGAACAGATCGAGCGAATTGTGAGCCTAGGGAAAGTCTTGATTCCCGATGTCATGGTTGTCATTGAAAACCTTGAAGAGCCTGGCCGATTGGCCGACATGGTGGCCTCCAATCTCGGCCTCAAGGTCGATGCCACCCAAGCTGTCCTGGAAATCTCCGATCCGATTCAACGCCTTCGCCAAGTGAGCGACATTCTCGGGAAGGAAATCGAAGTCCTCTCCATGCAGCAAAAGATCCAGGCCCAAGCCAAGGGTGAGATGGACAAGACCCAGCGGGAGTATTTTCTGCGGGAACAGCTGAAAGCCATTCAAAAGGAGTTGGGGGAACTCGACGAGCGGGCGGAAGAAATCACGGAATTCCGCAAGCGGGTCAAAGACGCAAAGATGCCCGAGAAGGTGTTGAAGGAGACCGAAAAACAACTGAAGCGTCTGGAGAAAATGCATCCGGATACCGCCGAATCCGCGACGGTGCGGACCTATCTCGAATGGATGGTCGAATTGCCATGGTCCAAGCGGTCGAAGGATAACCTGGATCTGAAGGCTGCCGCCAAGGTGTTGAACGAGGATCACTACGACCTCGAAAAGGTCAAGGAGCGAATCCTGGAATATCTGGCCGTCCGAAAGCTCAAAGAGAAGATGAAGGGGCCGATCCTCTGTTTCGTCGGCCCACCGGGAGTCGGAAAGACTTCGCTGGGGAAATCGATCGCCCGCGCATTGGGGCGTGAGTTCGTACGGATCAGCCTGGGCGGCGTACGGGATGAAGCGGAAATTCGCGGGCATCGCCGGACCTATGTAGGTGCCTTACCGGGACGGATCATTCAAGGCATGAAGCAAGCGGGCACCGGCAATCCCGTGTTCATGCTCGACGAGGTGGACAAAGTCGGAATGGATTTTAGGGGCGATCCCTCGGCGGCCCTGCTGGAGGTTCTGGATCCGGAGCAAAACAGTGCGTTCACCGACCATTACCTCGGAGTTCCTTTCGACCTCACTGAAGTCATGTTCATCACCACGGCGAATCTGATCGATCCGATCCTTCCCGCGTTGCGCGACCGCATGGAGATCATCGAAATCCCGGGATATACCGAAGAGGAAAAACTCGGTATCGCCCAGAAATACCTGATCCCGCGCCAGCTCGAAGAGCATGGGATTACAGGCAAACATGTCCGCCTGACGGAGCCGGCGATCCGCCAGATCATTTCGCACTACACGCGGGAAGCCGGAGTGCGGAATCTGGAACGCGAGATCGCCAACGTGATGCGCAAGGTCGCGAAGAAAGTCGCCGAGGGCAAAGGCCAAGGGTTTCCGATCGACCCATCCAACCTCCATAAATATCTCGGCGTGTCGAAATATGTCCCGGAAGCAGAGCTGGAAAAAGATGAAGTCGGTGTGGCGACCGGCCTCGCGTGGACGGAGTCGGGAGGCGATGTCCTTTATATCGAGGCGACGGTAATGAAAGGGAAAGGCCAGCTGACGCTCACCGGCCACCTGGGAGATGTGATGAAGGAATCCGCTCAAGCGGCACTGAGCTATGTCCGCTCACGAGAAAAGACCTTGCATCTCAACCCCGGCATGTTCAGCAGGCAGGACTTGCATATCCATGTCCCGGCCGGAGCCATCCCCAAAGACGGCCCCTCGGCCGGCATCACGATGGCGACCGCCATCGCCTCGGCATTCTCCGGCACGCCGGCGAGACGTGACTTGGCGATGACCGGAGAAATCACCTTGCGCGGCCGTGTCCTCCCCATCGGAGGGCTCAAGGAAAAAATTTTGGCTGCGAAGCGGGCGAAACTCACCACGGTGATTCTCCCGCGTCGAAACAAGAAGGACCTGGAAGAAATCCCCAAGCATCTCCTCAAGGGTATTCAATTGGCTTTTGTCGATACCATGGACGACGTCATGAAGATTGCCCTCCGCCGAAGAGTCAAGACATCACCGGTCGCCAAGAGGCACTCGACTCCTCCTACGCCGGCCCGTATCCGACCTTTACGACCAGGGAAAGGCCGGCGATCGCCTGAACTTCCGGCGACGGTGATGGCAAACCGGCGGCCAGCCCGGTCATAG
- a CDS encoding UTP--glucose-1-phosphate uridylyltransferase encodes MTVRKAVIPAAGLGTRFLPATKASPKEMLPLVDKPLIQYTVEEAVASGIEDIIVITGRGKRAIEDHFDRSVELEENLKGTGKSQVLHQIRQISNLANFCYVRQSEALGLGHAVLCAQHLIGDEPFAVILGDEIIDADVPGLAQLIHVYKKRHGAVLGVQEVPKADVSRYGIVTPKRLAHGLHRVEDLVEKPSPTDAPSTLAVIGRYVLPPEIFPILRRTAPGKNGEIQLTDALKTLAKKSPMYALEVEGQRHDAGDKLGFLIATVEFALKNPALGAEFRDYLSTRMHTAHNRRG; translated from the coding sequence CTGACTGTCAGAAAAGCGGTCATTCCCGCCGCCGGTCTTGGCACACGATTCCTTCCCGCCACTAAGGCATCTCCGAAGGAGATGCTGCCGCTGGTCGACAAGCCCCTCATCCAATATACGGTTGAAGAAGCGGTGGCCTCGGGTATCGAAGACATTATCGTCATCACCGGCCGTGGGAAACGCGCCATTGAAGATCACTTCGATCGATCCGTCGAGTTGGAAGAAAACCTGAAGGGCACCGGGAAGAGTCAGGTGCTCCATCAGATCCGTCAGATCTCGAACCTTGCCAATTTCTGTTATGTGCGACAATCCGAAGCCCTCGGCTTGGGACATGCCGTGTTGTGCGCGCAACACCTGATCGGCGACGAACCCTTCGCCGTCATTCTCGGGGATGAGATTATCGATGCCGATGTCCCGGGACTCGCACAATTGATCCACGTTTATAAAAAACGCCATGGAGCGGTTCTCGGGGTTCAGGAAGTTCCCAAGGCGGACGTCAGCCGGTACGGGATTGTGACCCCGAAGCGCCTGGCTCACGGTCTGCATCGGGTTGAGGATTTAGTCGAGAAGCCGTCACCGACCGATGCTCCATCCACCCTGGCCGTGATCGGCCGATATGTCCTTCCTCCGGAAATTTTTCCGATCCTGAGAAGGACCGCTCCTGGGAAAAATGGAGAAATTCAATTGACTGATGCACTCAAGACGCTTGCAAAAAAATCTCCGATGTATGCCCTTGAAGTAGAGGGACAGCGCCATGATGCTGGAGACAAGCTGGGCTTTCTGATCGCCACCGTTGAGTTCGCATTGAAGAATCCGGCATTGGGTGCAGAATTCCGCGACTACCTTTCGACCAGAATGCATACCGCACATAATCGTCGAGGATGA